The proteins below come from a single Oscillatoria sp. FACHB-1407 genomic window:
- a CDS encoding tetratricopeptide repeat protein: MKKNQNKRYPLASQITLGVMMIWLSLTSNGLAQANPIEPDVPSDPAQTIVCEREPIANDIEMMAEACYRLGVGSIDRGRYEEAIAALTRAIELNPNDSDAYAWRAVAYDALNNVEAAIQDSREAVRLNADHVLSDWLSRQRPADEEDAYDLLSTGRRLCEPGNGLDNRSTGLGKLQAALDSYIRIRDEAGARQASEAIRLCRRRQT, encoded by the coding sequence ATGAAAAAAAATCAGAATAAACGATACCCGTTAGCCAGCCAAATCACTCTTGGGGTAATGATGATATGGCTCAGTTTGACGTCGAATGGACTGGCGCAAGCAAATCCCATTGAACCAGATGTACCTAGCGACCCCGCCCAGACGATAGTGTGTGAGCGCGAGCCCATCGCAAATGATATCGAGATGATGGCTGAGGCTTGTTATCGGCTAGGGGTGGGATCAATCGATAGGGGTCGTTATGAAGAAGCGATCGCTGCCTTAACCCGTGCGATCGAGTTAAATCCAAATGATAGTGATGCTTATGCCTGGCGAGCCGTGGCCTATGACGCTCTGAATAATGTCGAAGCGGCGATTCAAGATTCCCGTGAGGCTGTTCGGTTAAATGCCGATCACGTCTTATCAGATTGGCTTAGTCGTCAACGACCAGCCGACGAAGAAGATGCATATGACTTACTGAGTACGGGGCGGCGTTTGTGTGAGCCAGGGAACGGATTGGATAATCGTAGTACAGGGCTAGGCAAATTACAGGCAGCTCTTGATTCGTATATCCGTATTCGAGATGAAGCAGGAGCACGACAAGCAAGTGAAGCGATTAGACTCTGTCGTCGTAGGCAAACGTAA
- a CDS encoding helix-turn-helix domain-containing protein, with the protein MPAPLSVDLRQRIIAAYEAKEGSQRQLAERFKVSLSFIRDLRRHYRETGTVEPKPHGGGAIAKLTKEQLPIVAALVTAQPDALLKELCERFAQRTGVEVSVSTMQQAVCKLKLSVKKNTDCI; encoded by the coding sequence ATGCCTGCCCCTTTGTCTGTCGATTTACGCCAACGAATCATTGCCGCGTATGAAGCGAAAGAAGGATCACAACGGCAACTAGCCGAGCGATTCAAGGTGAGCTTGTCTTTTATCCGAGATTTGAGGCGACACTATCGTGAAACGGGCACAGTGGAGCCTAAGCCACACGGAGGAGGAGCCATCGCCAAGTTGACAAAAGAGCAGTTGCCCATTGTTGCAGCCTTAGTTACAGCTCAACCGGATGCCCTGCTCAAAGAACTGTGTGAACGCTTTGCTCAACGCACTGGGGTGGAAGTGAGTGTTTCGACCATGCAACAGGCTGTGTGCAAACTCAAGTTAAGCGTCAAAAAAAACACTGATTGCATCTGA
- a CDS encoding tetratricopeptide repeat protein has protein sequence MSDYFRSRWICLAHQIMAYSINNRCKNSDRLLANGCYTEAIAPLTRSIALDSGNSNAYVLLGVAYNALDRNEDAIAALTRATELDPNNSDAWFYLGIAHNALGQYADVIMALTQAIALDPQSSEAYFLRGMSRDALGDVDGALQDTRDAVRLNNDAVLFDWLNRQRPGEAARADALLARGWRLCRAGRPSEGLRDLFAALNLYPSNNPNRRRAEDAISRCGRRRR, from the coding sequence ATGAGTGACTATTTTCGATCGCGCTGGATCTGCTTAGCCCACCAAATTATGGCTTACTCAATCAATAACCGCTGTAAGAACAGCGATCGCTTACTTGCTAATGGATGTTATACAGAAGCGATCGCCCCGTTAACCCGCTCTATTGCGCTAGATTCGGGTAATAGCAACGCCTATGTTCTATTAGGTGTTGCCTATAATGCATTGGATAGAAATGAAGATGCGATCGCGGCTTTAACTCGTGCAACAGAATTAGACCCGAATAATAGTGATGCCTGGTTTTATCTGGGAATCGCACACAATGCATTAGGTCAGTATGCAGACGTGATCATGGCTTTAACACAGGCGATCGCATTAGATCCACAAAGCAGTGAAGCCTATTTCCTAAGAGGCATGTCGCGTGATGCTTTGGGTGATGTGGATGGTGCGCTGCAAGATACCAGAGATGCCGTGCGGTTAAATAATGATGCGGTGTTGTTTGACTGGTTGAATCGACAACGACCAGGGGAAGCGGCACGGGCAGATGCTTTACTCGCTAGAGGTTGGCGGTTGTGCCGTGCCGGGAGACCTAGCGAAGGGTTACGCGACTTATTTGCTGCTTTGAACCTATATCCCTCAAATAATCCAAACCGAAGACGGGCAGAGGACGCTATTAGTCGTTGTGGGCGTAGACGAAGGTAA
- a CDS encoding tyrosine-type recombinase/integrase produces the protein MARGGKVNRSEQASVLELAEMQWLFGELDDPYRAIAQLCYFTAGRISEVLSLRVEHITNGYVVFPGINTKTGETRKVVISEPLQQVLNRIEVQSGYLFPSGGKTGHLTARSVEYKVKDAAAVLGYSGVSLYSFGRSRLTHLHEQGWGLHELKRVSGHQSLQQL, from the coding sequence ATGGCACGAGGCGGGAAAGTGAACCGTTCTGAGCAAGCATCCGTATTGGAACTGGCAGAAATGCAATGGCTGTTTGGGGAGTTGGATGATCCCTATCGGGCGATCGCCCAACTCTGCTATTTCACGGCAGGTCGCATCAGTGAGGTGTTGAGTCTACGGGTAGAACACATCACGAATGGCTATGTTGTATTCCCCGGCATCAATACCAAAACAGGCGAAACCCGTAAGGTGGTGATTTCTGAGCCATTGCAGCAGGTCTTGAATAGGATTGAGGTGCAATCGGGGTATCTATTTCCCTCTGGTGGTAAGACGGGTCATCTCACTGCACGATCGGTGGAGTACAAGGTGAAGGATGCAGCAGCGGTATTGGGCTATTCAGGAGTGAGCCTGTACAGCTTTGGTCGCTCCAGGCTGACCCATCTGCATGAACAAGGGTGGGGGTTGCATGAGTTGAAGCGGGTGAGTGGACATCAGAGCCTCCAGCAGTTATAG
- a CDS encoding SUMF1/EgtB/PvdO family nonheme iron enzyme: MPPTSPKESIFISYRRSDSDEAVNLMYRALIAHFGQGQVFLDRESIPGGANFAEQIKPAVENSKVMLVVIGSDWLNAKDGWKRRLDNPDDWVRQEIELALKNKRYVIPVLLNEATIPRKEELPQSIQGLLGANACRLITRENTTLFKAGMEGIIEAIEGNVPALKPPPPIALEQFKFKVVTLSISETTEEIKTGWLGRKTERVTRKVVNPERIEGEARQYIEDVGKGIFFEMVYIPVGAFRMGSPSLEEGSKDGEYPQHKVTVQPFFMGKYPVTQQLWKTVARLPKVALELNPAPSVFKGDTRPVENISWHEAVEFCKRLFIKTGLQYRLPTEAEWEYACRAGTTTPFHFGETITTDLANYNGNYTYKNAPKGVYRKETTPVDLFGIANAFGLCDMHGNVNEWCQDHWHSNYQGAPTDGIAWLIENENADRVVHGGSWDDLPGLCRSACRTWCSPDFRSCFIGFRVVCSAPRTL, translated from the coding sequence ATGCCCCCAACATCCCCCAAGGAATCAATTTTCATCTCCTACCGCAGAAGTGATAGTGACGAAGCGGTTAACCTCATGTATAGGGCTCTGATCGCTCACTTTGGACAGGGGCAGGTGTTTTTAGACCGGGAATCAATTCCTGGTGGCGCTAATTTTGCAGAGCAGATTAAACCAGCAGTAGAAAACAGTAAAGTCATGCTGGTGGTGATTGGTTCTGACTGGCTGAATGCGAAGGATGGATGGAAAAGGCGCTTGGATAATCCTGATGATTGGGTACGACAAGAAATTGAACTAGCCCTGAAGAATAAGCGTTATGTGATTCCAGTCTTGTTGAATGAAGCTACTATACCTAGGAAAGAAGAACTACCTCAATCGATTCAAGGATTGCTAGGGGCAAATGCCTGTCGTTTAATCACAAGGGAGAATACAACGTTATTCAAAGCAGGGATGGAAGGGATCATTGAAGCAATTGAAGGGAACGTTCCTGCACTGAAGCCACCCCCACCCATTGCACTTGAGCAGTTTAAGTTCAAGGTTGTCACTCTTAGTATTTCTGAGACGACCGAAGAGATCAAGACAGGTTGGCTGGGGCGAAAAACGGAGAGAGTTACTCGTAAGGTTGTGAATCCGGAGAGGATAGAAGGAGAAGCTAGGCAATACATTGAAGATGTGGGGAAGGGTATTTTTTTTGAAATGGTTTATATCCCTGTTGGAGCCTTCAGAATGGGATCTCCTTCTTTGGAAGAGGGTTCAAAAGACGGAGAATACCCTCAGCATAAAGTTACAGTTCAACCGTTCTTCATGGGTAAATATCCTGTCACTCAGCAGTTGTGGAAAACAGTAGCTAGATTGCCAAAGGTTGCGCTGGAACTGAATCCTGCTCCATCCGTGTTCAAGGGTGATACACGTCCTGTAGAAAATATATCCTGGCATGAAGCAGTGGAGTTTTGTAAGCGATTGTTTATAAAGACGGGACTTCAGTATCGCTTACCTACAGAAGCAGAGTGGGAATATGCGTGTCGTGCCGGAACGACTACCCCATTTCATTTTGGAGAAACGATTACGACTGATCTGGCAAATTACAATGGTAACTACACTTATAAAAATGCTCCCAAGGGGGTGTATCGAAAAGAAACAACTCCTGTAGATCTGTTTGGGATTGCGAATGCGTTTGGGCTATGTGATATGCATGGAAATGTAAATGAGTGGTGTCAAGACCATTGGCATAGCAATTATCAAGGTGCCCCAACGGATGGAATTGCCTGGTTAATTGAGAATGAGAATGCTGATCGTGTCGTTCACGGCGGCTCCTGGGACGACCTTCCGGGGCTTTGCCGTTCTGCCTGTCGCACCTGGTGTTCGCCCGACTTCCGCAGCTGTTTTATTGGTTTTCGGGTTGTGTGTAGTGCTCCGAGGACTCTATAG